In Nitratireductor mangrovi, the genomic window CTATAGCGAAGCCGAGAAGGGCAAGGTGCAGGGCATTCACGACTTCTTCCTGTTCGGGTCGGTCGCGTTCGCCTCGTTGATGTCGGGCCAGGTCTACAACGCCTGGGGTTGGGAGATGCTCAACTGGATCATCTTCCCGGTCGTCGTCGGTTGTATCGCCGCGCTTGCGCTGCTGGTGGCGGCCGAACGTCGCCGCGTGGCCGCCTGAACCATCGTCTCGCCGTGGCGACAGGCGATGCGTGGCCGTGCTAGCGTCGGCTCGCGCAAACAGGAGACGACATGCCGGAGAAGACCGATACGCGGGCTCGCCTCGCCCTGTTGATCGACGCGGATAATGTCCGCTCGGAGTTCTTGCCCATCATCATCCGCGAGGCCTCAGCCTACGGCACCATCACCGTGAAGCGCGTCTACGGACATTTCGCCAGTTCGGCGATGAAGTCGTGGCATGCGCTTGTCCACGAACATGCTCTGACGCCGGTGCACATCCCCCCCGCCGCCAAGGGCAAGAATGCCACCGACATGAAGCTGGCAATCGAGGCGATGGACTTGCTCCACCGAGGCCAGATCGAGGGCTTCTGCATCGCTTCCTCCGACAGCGACTTCACAACGCTGGCAAGCCGCATCCGCGAGGAGGGCGTGGCGGTCTACGGTTTCGGCGAACAGAAGGCGTCGGTCGCCTATGTGCGTTCCTGCGACCGCTTCTTCTACTGCGACCTGCTGCTCGAGGAAGAAGAGCAGGAGCAGGATCAGAAGAGGAAGCCGCGCAAGAAGGTCTCGCCGCCGACACGCGACATCCTGGCGGCCATCGACGACCTCTCCGGCGAGGATGGCTGGGCTCCCCTGGGTGAGGTCGGCCAGATACTCAACAAGCGCATGCCCGATTTCGACCCGCGCAACTATGGTTTCCGCAAGCTGAGTGGTCTTGCCGAAAGCATGGGTTCGGTCGAGGTCAAACGCTCGCGCGAGGGCGGCGGCCCGGTGCTGGTGAAGCGCAGATAGTTTCGACCAAAGTCGGTTGCGCGATAGCGGCGAAAGCCGGGCAAAACCGTAACAAAACCTTGACGTTGGCGCGGGCGTTTCGCATAAGCCGCCTCGATCGGCCGGACTCCGCCCATTTTCGTGGGCGCTCCGGCCTTCCTTCAACGGCCCGGGGAGGGGTTCTTCCGGGCCAAACCCAGGGAAATTCGGCAATGACCATGCTTTACGTCGTCATCGCCTGCGGCCTGCTTTCTGTCCTCTACGCCATCTGGGCGACGCAGTCGGTCCTCGCGGCCGATCAGGGCAACGAGCGCATGCAGGAAATCGCCGGCGCCATCCGTGAGGGTGCGCAGGCCTATCTCAGCCGGCAGTACACCACGATCGCCATCGTCGGCGTCGTGGTCTTCCTGCTCGCCTGGTGGCTGCTCTCCGGCGCTGCGGCGGTCGGCTTTGCGATCGGCGCGATCCTTTCCGGTGTTGCCGGCTTCATCGGCATGCACGTGTCTGTGCGCGCCAATGTGCGCACCGCGCAGGCGGCCTCCAACAGCCTCGCCGCCGGCCTCGACATCGCCTTCAAGTCGGGCGCCATCACCGGCATGCTGGTTGCCGGCCTCGCGCTGCTCGGCGTCGCCGTCTACTATTATGTGCTGATCGGCCCGATGGGCTACGCCCCGGCCGACCGCGCCGTCATCGACGCGCTGGTCGCGCTTGGCTTCGGCGCTTCGCTGATCTCGATCTTCGCGCGTCTCGGCGGCGGCATCTTCACCAAGGGTGCCGATGTCGGTGGCGATCTCGTCGGCAAGGTGGAAGCGGGCATTCCCGAGGACGATCCGCGCAACCCGGCCACCATCGCCGACAATGTCGGCGACAATGTCGGCGACTGTGCCGGCATGGCGGCCGACCTGTTCGAGACCTACGCGGTGACGGTTGTCGCGACCATGGTGCTCGGCGCCATCTTCTTCGGTGGCACCGAGGTGCTGGCAAGCGTCATGCTCTATCCGCTGGCGATCTGCGCGGCCTGCATCATCACCTCCATCATCGGCACCTTCTTCGTGCGCCTCGGCGCCAACGGCTCGATCATGGGCGCGCTCTACAAGGGCCTGATCGTGACCGGGCTCCTGACCGTGCTCGGCATCGGTGCTGCGACCTCGCTTACCATCGGATGGGGCGAGATCACGCCGTCGGCGACCGGCGTTTCCGCGATGACCGGCACCAACCTGTTCATCTGCGGCGTGATCGGGCTGGCCGTCACGGGCCTGATCGTGGTCATCACCGAGTACTACACCGGCACCAACAAGCGTCCGGTCAACTCGATCGCCCAGGCGTCCGTTACCGGCCATGGCACCAACGTCATTCAGGGCCTCGCCGTTTCGCTCGAGGCGACTGCGCTGCCGGCAATCGTGATCGTGGCCGGCATCATTGCCACGTTCCAGCTTGCCGGCCTGTTCGGCACCGCAATCGCCGTGACGACCATGCTCGGCCTTGCCGGCATGATCGTTGCGCTCGACGCCTTTGGCCCGGTGACCGACAATGCCGGCGGCATCGCCGAAATGTCCGGACTGCCGTCGGAAGTGCGCCAGTCGACCGACGCCCTCGACGCGGTCGGCAACACCACCAAGGCCGTGACCAAGGGCTACGCGATCGGCTCGGCCGGTCTCGGTGCGTTGGTGCTGTTCGCCGCCTATTCCTACGATCTGGAGTATTTCGCCGCCAATGCGGCGCAGTTCCCCTATTTCGAAGGCATGGGCAACGTCTCGTTCTCGCTGTCGAACCCCTATGTCGTGGCGGGCCTGATCTTCGGCGGCCTGATTCCGTATCTGTTCGGCGGCATCGCGATGACGGCGGTCGGTCGTGCCGGCGGCGCGGTCGTGGAGGAGGTGCGCAGGCAGTTCCGCGAGAAGCCGGGCATCATGGAAGGCAAGGACAAGCCGGACTATGCGCGTGCGGTGGACATGCTGACCAAGGCTGCGATCAAGGAAATGATCATTCCGTCGTTGCTGCCGGTTCTGGCGCCGCTCGTCGTCTATTTCGGCGTGTTGCTGATCTCCGGTTCCAAGGCGTCCGCCTTCGCCGCACTCGGCGCTTCGCTTCTGGGCGTGATCGTGAACGGCCTGTTCGTCGCGATCTCCATGACCTCGGGCGGTGGTGCCTGGGACAACGCCAAGAAGAGCTTCGAGGACGGCTTCGTCGACAAGGACGGCGTCAAGCACGAGAAGGGCTCGGAGGCGCACAAGGCCTCCGTGACCGGCGATACGGTCGGCGACCCCTACAAGGACACCGCCGGCCCCGCCGTGAACCCGGCGATCAAAATCACCAACATCATGGCGTTGCTGCTGCTCGCCGTGTTGGCACACTGATCCTTCCCGAAGGACACGAAAAACCCCGCCGGAGCGATCCGGCGGGGTTTTTCGTTGATCCCTTGCCTGGACGTCAGACGGGTGGGCCACCAAACGGGCCGCCTGGTGGTGGCTTGCCGCTGCCAAGGCCGGAGAGCAATCTACCGACAAACGTCTGGTCCTTGCCTCCGGTCGGCGTCGTGCGCGACACGAAGTCGAAGACCTTGCCGTCCTGCAGGCCGTAGTTGGCAAGGCTCTCGACACGGCCGTCCTCGCCGAAATAGACGGCGAGCACGCGCTGGTCGACGATGCGCTTGTTCATGAAGGCGACCGGACGGACGCGTGTCTGCGAGATGTAATAAAACACCTCGTTGTCGAAGGTCGCCGTGGTGGACGGCGTGCCCAACGCCAGAAGCACCTGCTCGCGGCTCGATCCGGCCGGGACGAGTTCAAGTGCTTCCTCGTCGATGACATAACCCTGGGTGAAGGTTTCGGTGGGATTGAGCGATTCCGATGTGCTGCAGCCGGCGAGTGGCAGGAGGCCGACGGCAACAGCCGCCAGCACGCGGCGCCGACGGGCGATCCGGTTGAAATTGACTGGCAGCAACGACATCTCCATCTAGGGTCGCACACGGCTTGCGCCGCGGCGCGGACTCGGTAAACCAGCTTTCGCGCCGATGCAACTGGCCGCCGGCGCGGCCGCAGGGAGAAAGCCCGGCATGTTCAAACGTCTTTTCGGCCTTGGGCAGAATCCGAACAGAGCCATTGTGGACGCGCTCTACTCGCAAATCGTGGCGGCGTCACGGCAACCTTGCTTTTATTCCATCTGGCAGGTTCCCGACACGCCGCTGGGCCGTTTCGAGGTGCTGTCGCTGCATGTCTTTCTGCTGATGCATCGCGCGCGCGACGACGCAGCCCTGAAAGAGCTGGTCCAGGAACTGACGGACGAATTCTTCCGCGACGTCGACCACTCCTTGCGCGAGTTGGGCATCGGCGACCTTGGTATCTCCAAGCGCATGAAACGGCTTGCGCGTATGTTCTACGGGCGCGCGCAATCTTATGGACAGGCGCTCGACGCCGGCGACGACGAGGCGCTGGCGGTGGCGCTTGCCCGCAACGTCCGACCGGATTCGGACGTGTGGCCGGGGGCGCACGGCCTTGCCGACTATGTCGTGAAGGCGCATGGTCTGCTGAAGGAACAGGATGCCCGGCATCTGCTCGGAGGAGAGATTACCTTCCCGCAGGCGGGCCTCGAGAAGCATCCGGTCTGAAAGATGCGCCACGGACGGCAAAAGAACCGCGAAACCGCGACGGGTCCGATCGCCCTTGCGGTCAATGTGCGCAGCCTGCCCCAGAAAGGCATGGTGGTCACCTTCGAGGCGGATGCGGAGCAACGTGACGCGCTGGCGAAGGCGCACGAACTGTCGGCGGTGGCAACTTTCCGTGCCGAACTGCTGGTGAGCGTGTGGAAGAAGCGGGGTGTTCGCGTGCGGGGCAGGGTGAAGGCCAGCATCGTCCAGCCCTGCGTGGTGACCCTTGAACCCGTCTCCGGCGAGGTTGACGAGGCGATCGATGCCGTCTTTCTGCCGGAAGGCTCGGCACTGACACGGCCCGAATACTCTGCCGAAGGCGAAATCCTGCTCGATCCCGAGGGGCCGGACGCGCCTGAAACCTATTCCGGCGACAGCATTGATGTCGGCGCCCTGGCCGAAGAATTTTTCGAACTCGGTATCGACCCCTATCCACGCGCCAAGCACGCGACGGACCCGGTTTCGATGGAAGACGACGCGAGGCGGTCCGACGAGGATTCGCCCTTCGCGAAATTGCTTTCCCTCAAGCGCAAAAGCTGACAACTGTGCCCGCGCCGAACCGAATCCGGTTGTGCCACCGGGCAAAACCGCTATTTTCGCCGGGCTTGCAAGAGGCCCCCGGCACCGCGACGAATGAGATGAGACAGGCGTGATCAGGATTTCCATTGACGCCATGGGGGGCGACCACGGACCTTCCGTGATCATTCCGGGCATTCAGAAGGTGATCGAACGCAGACCCGACGCCCGCTTCCTGCTGTTCGGTCATGAGGACGCCGTTGCGCCGGTTCTCGATCGTCATCCCCGGGTGAAGGCGGTCTCCGAATTTGTGCATTGCGAGATCGCGGTGCGGATGGACGACAAGCCGAGCCAGGCGCTGCGCCACGGCCGTTGGAAATCGTCGATGTGGCGGGCGATCGAGGCGGTCAAGAAGGATGAGGCCGACGTCTGTGTGTCGGCCGGCAACACCGGCGCCTTGATGGCGATGTCGAAGTTTTGCCTGCGAACGATGGCAAGCATCGAGCGGCCGGCAATCGCGGCGATCTGGCCGACGATGCGCGGCGAGAGCGTCGTGCTTGACGTCGGCGCGACGATCGGGGCCGACGCGCACCAGTTGATCGATTTTTCCATCCTTGGTGCTGCGATGGCGCGCGCGCTGTTCCAGCTCGATCGCCCGACGGTCGGCCTGCTCAATGTCGGGGTCGAGGAGATCAAGGGCCAGGAAGACGTTCGCGAGGCGGGCCGCATGCTGCGCGAGGCCAATCTCGAGACCATGAATTATCATGGCTTCGTCGAGGGCGACGATATCGGCAAAGGTTCCGTCGACGTCGTCGTCACGGAAGGATTTTCGGGCAACATCGCCCTGAAATCGGCCGAAGGCACGGCCAAGCAACTCGCGGAGTATCTGCGCAGTGCCATGAGCCGGACGATAATGGCACGCATCGGCTACATCTTCGCTCGCGACGCCTTTGCGCGGCTGCGCGAGAAAATGGACGTCCGAAAGATCAATGGCGGCATCTTCCTCGGTCTCAACGGGATTGTCGTGAAGAGCCACGGCGGCACCGATGACGAGGGCTTCGCTGCCGCCGTGGAACTTGGCTATGACATGGTCCGCAACCGGTTGATCGACAAGATCAAGGCCGACTTCGACCGCTTCCACGCCGGTCGGGCGGCCGGCAACCGCGCCCCGGAGGCTGCGGACCGCGAACAGATCTAGGGGCGAAGAGATGAAACGATCCGTCGTGCGCGGTGTTGGAACCGCCCTGCCGCGCCGCATCATGCGCAACGCCGATTTCGAGGGCATGGTCGAGACCTCGGACGAATGGATCGTGCAGCGGACCGGCATCCGCCAGCGCCATGTCGCGTCCGACGACGAGACGACGGCGTCGTTGGGAGAGGCGGCGGCGCGCAATGCGCTGGCGGCGGCCGGATTGACGCCCGACGACATCGACCTGATCGTGCTGGCCACGTCGACACCCAACCACACCTTTCCTGCCACCGCGGTGGAAATTCAGGAGAGGCTGGGCATGAGGCACGGCTTCGCCTTCGACCAGCAGGCGGTGTGCAGCGGCTTCGTCTACGCCATCACGACAGCCGATCTCTACATCCGTGGAGGGCTCGCGAAGCGTGTCCTGGTCATAGGCTCGGAGACGTTTTCGCGTATCCTCGACTGGAGCGACCGTACGACCTGCGTGCTGTTCGGCGATGGCGCGGGCGCCGTCGTGCTGGAAGCCCAGGAAGGGGAGGGCACTGTCGCCGACCGCGGCGTCCTGGCATCGAGCCTGCGCTCTGACGGCACGCACAAGGAAAAGCTCTATGTCGACGGCGGACCTTCTACCACGGGGACCGTCGGCCATCTGCGCATGCAGGGGCGCGAGGTCTTCAAGCACGCCGTCGCCATGATCACGGATGTCGTCGAGGCGACCTTCACGGCCGGCGGCATCACTGCCGATGATCTCGACTGGTTCGTGCCCCACCAGGCCAACAAGCGCATTATCGATGCCTCGGCCAAGAAACTGGGCATCGCCGAGGAGAAGGTCGTCACCACAGTTCACCTGCACGGCAATACCTCCGCTGCCTCGGTGCCGCTGGCGCTCGGCTGCGCGGTCGCCGATGGCCGCATCAAAAAGGGCGATCTGGTGCTGCTGGAGGCCATGGGCGGGGGCTTCACCTGGGGCGCGGTGCTGGTGCGCTGGTAGCTGCGGTCAGCTTCCGGCCCGGCGGTCCTTGACCTCGTCTCCCCGATTTTCTAACGTCTCCACACTTTTGAATAATCTAAGCAATTCAGCACGAGACTGGATGACCGGATGGGGGGAAAGACCATTACGCGTGCCGATCTGGCCGAGGCGGTCTACCGCAAGGTCGGGTTGTCGCGCACGGAGTCGGCGCAACTGGTCGAGATGGTGCTTGCCGAGATCTGCGAGGCCATTGTCCGCGGCGAAACGGTGAAACTTTCCTCCTTCGCTACCTTCCATGTGCGCGAAAAGAACGAACGGGTCGGGCGTAATCCCAAAACGGGTGAGGAGGTGCCGATCCTTCCGCGCAAGGTCATGACCTTCAAGGCATCCAACGTCCTGAAGGAGCGCATCCTGCGCGCGCACAAAGGGCGCGGAGCGGCGGCGGAATAGGCGGCCGTTTCCTCCGGTCTGTCAGGTGACGGGCGTCCCACGCTGTTCGTACGTTCTTCGCACTTGAAACCGCGGTCCGGAAGGGCTGGAATGACGTGCGAATCGGGCGCATCGGCGCCCCGGAGCACGTGATGGACAAATCCCCCGATGCCTTCCGCACGATCAGCGAGGTTGCCGAGGATCTCGACCTGCCGCAGCATGTGTTGCGCTTCTGGGAGACCCGTTTCAATCACATCAAGCCGATGAAGCGCGGCGGTGGCCGCCGCTACTACCGCCCTCAGGACGTCGACCTGATCAAGGGCATCAAGCACATGCTCTACGAGCAGGGCTACACCATCAAGGGCGTACAGAAGCTGCTGCGCGAGAACGGCGTCGGCTTCCTTACCGCCATCGGCGCCGGCGATCTCGCAGCGGCCGAGGCGATCACCATGCGCAAGCAAGCTGCGCCCCAGCCGGCGCCCGCGCCACGCGGCAATGACGACGAGATGCTGGTCGGCGAACCGAAGGCAAAGCCCAGCCGGCGTTTCTTCGGGCTCGGCCGCCAGGGCGATGATGGACCGGCGACTGGCGACGACAAGCTTTCCCGTGACAACCGCGCACTGCTCCAGGAGGCGCTGTTCGACCTGCTGGAGTGCAAACGCTTGCTTGACCAGGTCAGGTAGACGGTAACGCCGGCCCCCTAGCCGTCATTGGCAGCGTTAAGGTCCTCTGGCCTGATGCCTTCGTCCGCGCAATGCGGAAAGATCGCCACCGACTTGATGAGCCGGCGTGTGGCCACCAGAGGCGTCAACGCCGCGCGCACCCTGGCAAGGCGAGGGCTGCGCTCATGCGTCTCGACGGCCGAACGCCCGGCGTAAAGCTCGTTGACGATGAAGCGGTCGGCCATCGGCTGTCCGTTGCCATCGACAGGCTGCAAGAGTTCGAACCGCAGGCAGCCGGGTTCCTCCTCGCGGGTCCGGCTGGCATGTTCGGTCATGATGGCGACGAACTCGGCGGAATGGCCCGGAATCGTCTCGTACTCGACGATGATGCTGTACTCGCTCACATGATGCTCCCACGCACCCGATCCGGGAACCTTAGCGTGCCTTGACGCGTCCGCAAACCGGGTGCCGTGGAAGTGAACGGGTTACGGCCGCCGCCGTCGCGGAGGCAACCGCTTGTCGGAAGGCTCCCGCAGCACGCGCGGCGGAACGCGGCCGGGAAGCCAGTCGACCTCGACGACGATGCGAGTCGACAAGGCGTAGTGACGCCCTTCGCACGAAAAGGCGAGTACACGGATGTCACCGCCGCCGGCGGCAGAAAATGCCGCCATCGCGGCTTCACGCAAGGCGTCCGGGCTGTGCGTATGCTGTCTTGCGGACGGCATGAGGCGGATGGACAATTTGGCCATGATGTTCTCCTTCGAGCAGACGCAATTCTCCCGTCACGGGAGTTGGCAATGCTCGAAAGGCAGAAGGATCAGGGCACGGAGACTGTCGGCCACTCGTTGTTGATGGCAGTGGCGTAACGCGCGATGCCGGCATCATTGTGACTGGCACAGCGACGGCGAGCCGGCGGCATCTAATGATCAGTGCCCAACAGCGACGAGCGACGGAGAAGAATGGTCGGAGCGGCGGGATTCGAACCCACGACCCCTTGACCCCCAGTCAAGTGCGCTACCGGGCTGCGCTACGCTCCGAACCGCGGCAAGGCTTATAGTCTCGTGAGGAGCCGCGCAAGCGCAAAAAGCCGACGCGGCGATGCGTCGTCCACCCTAGCAACGGCAGGGCTCAACTATGTCGCCCGTCTGCCCGGGATACGCACGACGAACCTGGCGCCTCCGGCTTTCGCCTCGGTCACTGTCAGCGTTCCGCCGAGCATCTCGACAATCTGCCGGCTGATCGCCAG contains:
- a CDS encoding sodium-translocating pyrophosphatase, translated to MTMLYVVIACGLLSVLYAIWATQSVLAADQGNERMQEIAGAIREGAQAYLSRQYTTIAIVGVVVFLLAWWLLSGAAAVGFAIGAILSGVAGFIGMHVSVRANVRTAQAASNSLAAGLDIAFKSGAITGMLVAGLALLGVAVYYYVLIGPMGYAPADRAVIDALVALGFGASLISIFARLGGGIFTKGADVGGDLVGKVEAGIPEDDPRNPATIADNVGDNVGDCAGMAADLFETYAVTVVATMVLGAIFFGGTEVLASVMLYPLAICAACIITSIIGTFFVRLGANGSIMGALYKGLIVTGLLTVLGIGAATSLTIGWGEITPSATGVSAMTGTNLFICGVIGLAVTGLIVVITEYYTGTNKRPVNSIAQASVTGHGTNVIQGLAVSLEATALPAIVIVAGIIATFQLAGLFGTAIAVTTMLGLAGMIVALDAFGPVTDNAGGIAEMSGLPSEVRQSTDALDAVGNTTKAVTKGYAIGSAGLGALVLFAAYSYDLEYFAANAAQFPYFEGMGNVSFSLSNPYVVAGLIFGGLIPYLFGGIAMTAVGRAGGAVVEEVRRQFREKPGIMEGKDKPDYARAVDMLTKAAIKEMIIPSLLPVLAPLVVYFGVLLISGSKASAFAALGASLLGVIVNGLFVAISMTSGGGAWDNAKKSFEDGFVDKDGVKHEKGSEAHKASVTGDTVGDPYKDTAGPAVNPAIKITNIMALLLLAVLAH
- the plsX gene encoding phosphate acyltransferase PlsX; the protein is MIRISIDAMGGDHGPSVIIPGIQKVIERRPDARFLLFGHEDAVAPVLDRHPRVKAVSEFVHCEIAVRMDDKPSQALRHGRWKSSMWRAIEAVKKDEADVCVSAGNTGALMAMSKFCLRTMASIERPAIAAIWPTMRGESVVLDVGATIGADAHQLIDFSILGAAMARALFQLDRPTVGLLNVGVEEIKGQEDVREAGRMLREANLETMNYHGFVEGDDIGKGSVDVVVTEGFSGNIALKSAEGTAKQLAEYLRSAMSRTIMARIGYIFARDAFARLREKMDVRKINGGIFLGLNGIVVKSHGGTDDEGFAAAVELGYDMVRNRLIDKIKADFDRFHAGRAAGNRAPEAADREQI
- a CDS encoding putative quinol monooxygenase; this encodes MSEYSIIVEYETIPGHSAEFVAIMTEHASRTREEEPGCLRFELLQPVDGNGQPMADRFIVNELYAGRSAVETHERSPRLARVRAALTPLVATRRLIKSVAIFPHCADEGIRPEDLNAANDG
- a CDS encoding outer membrane protein assembly factor BamE, whose product is MEMSLLPVNFNRIARRRRVLAAVAVGLLPLAGCSTSESLNPTETFTQGYVIDEEALELVPAGSSREQVLLALGTPSTTATFDNEVFYYISQTRVRPVAFMNKRIVDQRVLAVYFGEDGRVESLANYGLQDGKVFDFVSRTTPTGGKDQTFVGRLLSGLGSGKPPPGGPFGGPPV
- a CDS encoding YceD family protein; protein product: MRHGRQKNRETATGPIALAVNVRSLPQKGMVVTFEADAEQRDALAKAHELSAVATFRAELLVSVWKKRGVRVRGRVKASIVQPCVVTLEPVSGEVDEAIDAVFLPEGSALTRPEYSAEGEILLDPEGPDAPETYSGDSIDVGALAEEFFELGIDPYPRAKHATDPVSMEDDARRSDEDSPFAKLLSLKRKS
- a CDS encoding MerR family transcriptional regulator, with translation MDKSPDAFRTISEVAEDLDLPQHVLRFWETRFNHIKPMKRGGGRRYYRPQDVDLIKGIKHMLYEQGYTIKGVQKLLRENGVGFLTAIGAGDLAAAEAITMRKQAAPQPAPAPRGNDDEMLVGEPKAKPSRRFFGLGRQGDDGPATGDDKLSRDNRALLQEALFDLLECKRLLDQVR
- a CDS encoding integration host factor subunit alpha; this translates as MGGKTITRADLAEAVYRKVGLSRTESAQLVEMVLAEICEAIVRGETVKLSSFATFHVREKNERVGRNPKTGEEVPILPRKVMTFKASNVLKERILRAHKGRGAAAE
- a CDS encoding beta-ketoacyl-ACP synthase III produces the protein MKRSVVRGVGTALPRRIMRNADFEGMVETSDEWIVQRTGIRQRHVASDDETTASLGEAAARNALAAAGLTPDDIDLIVLATSTPNHTFPATAVEIQERLGMRHGFAFDQQAVCSGFVYAITTADLYIRGGLAKRVLVIGSETFSRILDWSDRTTCVLFGDGAGAVVLEAQEGEGTVADRGVLASSLRSDGTHKEKLYVDGGPSTTGTVGHLRMQGREVFKHAVAMITDVVEATFTAGGITADDLDWFVPHQANKRIIDASAKKLGIAEEKVVTTVHLHGNTSAASVPLALGCAVADGRIKKGDLVLLEAMGGGFTWGAVLVRW
- a CDS encoding NYN domain-containing protein, yielding MPEKTDTRARLALLIDADNVRSEFLPIIIREASAYGTITVKRVYGHFASSAMKSWHALVHEHALTPVHIPPAAKGKNATDMKLAIEAMDLLHRGQIEGFCIASSDSDFTTLASRIREEGVAVYGFGEQKASVAYVRSCDRFFYCDLLLEEEEQEQDQKRKPRKKVSPPTRDILAAIDDLSGEDGWAPLGEVGQILNKRMPDFDPRNYGFRKLSGLAESMGSVEVKRSREGGGPVLVKRR
- a CDS encoding ubiquinol-cytochrome C chaperone family protein, whose protein sequence is MFKRLFGLGQNPNRAIVDALYSQIVAASRQPCFYSIWQVPDTPLGRFEVLSLHVFLLMHRARDDAALKELVQELTDEFFRDVDHSLRELGIGDLGISKRMKRLARMFYGRAQSYGQALDAGDDEALAVALARNVRPDSDVWPGAHGLADYVVKAHGLLKEQDARHLLGGEITFPQAGLEKHPV